GGATGAACAGCAGACCTCTGCCTGTAGGCGGCACCATGGCGCTTTTCACGGTACAGCCTGCCGGAAGTtcattagaagaagaagaagggcagCTCTTCCTTGGAGACGATGGACGCCTGAGTGGTCGCTATGCACAAAGAAGTTACAATAACGTGTGAGCATGAAACATTACAGCTGATGGCTGGTTAATAGTTCGGGTAGAGATGTGGAAACGAGGCGGTCGAAGCTCCGCTCTGGACCGGGCTCAGGCTCTGCTGTCCGCCAGGAGGGACAGCAGAGGGGACGCTGAGTCCGTCACCCCGGTACACACCGTGAGTTTCAAACCTCACACAGGCATGCACGAACTCTGGCGTTACTCTGGGAGATGTTTAAACACATGCGACCTCTCCCTGTCTTTAGGGTGTTGTGAGGAGCAGGGCTGCCCCCCCGAACACGCACGCTTTACTCTCTGATCTGAGTGACCTGTCCTCGGTCAGCTCAGCCTCCGAGCATGGAGCTGACCccgaggctgctgctgctgctgggaggacccagggaggagagggggctTCCACCAAGGTAAACACGTTCTTGATAATCGATGCTGTATTGTAACTTGTTGTGATGCTGGATGAGCCCCCTCTTTGTCTTCCCCTCTCCCAGGATCTGAGACCTCAGAGCTCTCTGGGTGGAGGAGGTAACAGGTTCTTAAAGAAGGCTCCACCACctccaaacaacaacagtcgGTCACCTGTCCGCAAGAGCCAAATGCAGCATCCTGAACCCAGGtctggttctgtgtgtgtaagaggaACTGATCCACTGATTCCACCATTCACATTTCTAACACTCTGACACTaaattcttgtgtttttctctgctgtcagaaatgtttcatcCTCTCTACGAGGCTCGCAGACTGCTGCTCTGAGTAGACTGGCTCAAATTGAGAGCCGGATACGCAGCCGCCAGCAGACCGGGCAGTGGGCAAAACCTGCCAAAGATCAAACCTCAGACTTGGGAATCCAAGTCCAACCACCAGCAGCTGCCCAGTCCCCGGAGGCCTCTGGGCAACTCTCAGCACAGTCCAGCAGTGAGCACAGCCTGAAGGGGAATCGTTTCCTTAAGAGCAACGCAGCCATCAccgccactgctgctgctagaGCTCCACAAAGCCCAGATGTTGGCGTCAGGTTCAGATCTAGAGCTGCTGATGCTGTCGTGCCTTCGCTGGGTTTGGAGACAAACTCAGGGAGAGTATTGAGCGGTGTGTGTCTGGAAAGTGATGAAGAGGACATGAGGAAACTCCTTGGAGACTCATTGAATTCAATGGACAACAGCTTCTTAATACCTGGGAGAGCAGCAGACAAGGTACCTTTCAGCTTTGAACACTGTTCAGACTGTTTCCGTTTGGGTTTCATGGCATAATTAATCCTTTTCATCAGTTAATCAATCACTCCATCTGCTGCTTGCCTAGGTCCAGACcatgttgatttaattaaatgataTCACTTCAAATAATTGTTATATACAGCTGGTAAGTAAGCTCTCCTCTCTTACAGATGTCAAACAAAAGCAGTCAGAAGGTCCAGCCCACACCTCCTCACACCGCCGCGCCACCTCGCTCCCCTACCTCCCCCTCTCGTCGCAGCTCACCATTCCGATTCACCGGCCACACTCAGGCCCACTTCAGCCCCTCTGTGCTCTCCCTGTCGCCGCCCCCTCCCAACGTCTCCACCCCCTCTCCCCCAGGCAGGCTGAACTTCCCTCACGGGGCGTCGAGTCCGCAGcgttccctctcctccctgtcagGCTGCAGTGAGGTGCTCTCTCTGGAGGAGCTCTTCCCTGTTGGGCCTGCCTCTGAAGATCGGCACAGTGAGATGAGTGCAGTTTCTTCTGAAGGTGAGAGAACTTCATCAGGGTGTCACAAACGTCAGGAAAGACAGCAGATAGTGTTCCTCTCTGTGTATACTAGACTCACTGCCTCAGAATTCTCggtttattgatttattgctcAGCCTCATTTTGtgtagagagagacagcatgTTGTTTGTCTTAttaatcattgtgttttgttcttcacTCCTCGGCTCATGCTGCCTAGATGAAGAACAAGGTACATAAATCATACTTCTGTGGACAGAGATCAGGACAAATATGAGcttctgaatatttatttatttactatgcAGATGTCATCATTGTGCTTTCAGGTTCAAATTATGTAGTTGTTATAAAACCACTTTTAAACTTATAATCTTGTTatgacatttaaaggtccagtgtgtaagctTTAGGGGACTTTATTGCCTAAATCTGAATTATACTAGTCAtgagtatgttttcattt
Above is a window of Larimichthys crocea isolate SSNF chromosome XVII, L_crocea_2.0, whole genome shotgun sequence DNA encoding:
- the cxviih19orf44 gene encoding uncharacterized protein C19orf44 homolog isoform X2, with amino-acid sequence MWKRGGRSSALDRAQALLSARRDSRGDAESVTPVHTGVVRSRAAPPNTHALLSDLSDLSSVSSASEHGADPEAAAAAGRTQGGEGASTKDLRPQSSLGGGGNRFLKKAPPPPNNNSRSPVRKSQMQHPEPRNVSSSLRGSQTAALSRLAQIESRIRSRQQTGQWAKPAKDQTSDLGIQVQPPAAAQSPEASGQLSAQSSSEHSLKGNRFLKSNAAITATAAARAPQSPDVGVRFRSRAADAVVPSLGLETNSGRVLSGVCLESDEEDMRKLLGDSLNSMDNSFLIPGRAADKMSNKSSQKVQPTPPHTAAPPRSPTSPSRRSSPFRFTGHTQAHFSPSVLSLSPPPPNVSTPSPPGRLNFPHGASSPQRSLSSLSGCSEVLSLEELFPVGPASEDRHSEMSAVSSEDFKINVMTLDDLVPAELGFTNDTAGKEREAKLSAPDPGSPNRRQLLRSKEKQKGEEQWQEEEEKEDLLDYQSDFESENRTAPDLSASQVSEHLQGHDDEKELVSEVREEAEYDYSTTFSDTSCSSTLRTSDGSETLSRSRDSKSSRSFVSHSGESRRRASTRMVLKEAAVQTQSDPLASTRPAGLSALSPAVAMAYMDPSPVVTHMLSAEMVEALSTFNPAVFALNELLKQQVATTRQFIESSRHLHSSLVKSLEPPNYRYTTLEDTKKYILKRRPPKLTVEEALEEVLQEARDHHHI
- the cxviih19orf44 gene encoding uncharacterized protein C19orf44 homolog isoform X1, encoding MWKRGGRSSALDRAQALLSARRDSRGDAESVTPVHTGVVRSRAAPPNTHALLSDLSDLSSVSSASEHGADPEAAAAAGRTQGGEGASTKDLRPQSSLGGGGNRFLKKAPPPPNNNSRSPVRKSQMQHPEPRNVSSSLRGSQTAALSRLAQIESRIRSRQQTGQWAKPAKDQTSDLGIQVQPPAAAQSPEASGQLSAQSSSEHSLKGNRFLKSNAAITATAAARAPQSPDVGVRFRSRAADAVVPSLGLETNSGRVLSGVCLESDEEDMRKLLGDSLNSMDNSFLIPGRAADKMSNKSSQKVQPTPPHTAAPPRSPTSPSRRSSPFRFTGHTQAHFSPSVLSLSPPPPNVSTPSPPGRLNFPHGASSPQRSLSSLSGCSEVLSLEELFPVGPASEDRHSEMSAVSSEDEEQDFKINVMTLDDLVPAELGFTNDTAGKEREAKLSAPDPGSPNRRQLLRSKEKQKGEEQWQEEEEKEDLLDYQSDFESENRTAPDLSASQVSEHLQGHDDEKELVSEVREEAEYDYSTTFSDTSCSSTLRTSDGSETLSRSRDSKSSRSFVSHSGESRRRASTRMVLKEAAVQTQSDPLASTRPAGLSALSPAVAMAYMDPSPVVTHMLSAEMVEALSTFNPAVFALNELLKQQVATTRQFIESSRHLHSSLVKSLEPPNYRYTTLEDTKKYILKRRPPKLTVEEALEEVLQEARDHHHI